In one Arachis duranensis cultivar V14167 chromosome 9, aradu.V14167.gnm2.J7QH, whole genome shotgun sequence genomic region, the following are encoded:
- the LOC107464641 gene encoding UV-B-induced protein At3g17800, chloroplastic has protein sequence MENCVYNHLHRTILTLPTPLSSSSSSVRFFANTAATRPLVGVSLGGGGGGGPLSLRRRRLVVKASAGATPCEFSSLNSPLEPRSTVGKFLSGVLQNHRQLFHVAVGEELKLLADDRDAALARMVIGSGSDEALLHRRIAQLKENQCQIAVEDIMYLLIFYKFSEIRVPLVPKLSSCLYNGRLEILPSKDWELESIHSLEVLDMIKEHITSVTGLRANSSVTECWATTKVRKFLLARVYVASILYGYFLKSVSLRYHLERNLSLANPDLHLGLRNTLPFIDMFPSGFKDTIFGSLSSLQSIGQGITKEEEDIEDLKCYVTGFHPGSLQRCAKLRSKEAVNLIGSYSCALFNNEESGLVESDDVILTSFSSLKRLVLEAVAFGSFLWETEDYIDNVYKLMDD, from the exons ATGGAAAATTGCGTCTATAACCACCTTCACCGTACAATTCTCACTCTTCCAACACCACTCTCGTCGTCATCATCATCGGTGAGATTCTTCGCCAACACAGCAGCAACAAGGCCTCTTGTTGGAGTTTCTCTCGGCGGTGGCGGTGGCGGTGGTCCTTTGTCGTTGAGGCGGCGGAGATTGGTGGTGAAGGCGAGTGCCGGGGCCACTCCATGCGAGTTCAGCAGCTTGAACTCGCCGCTGGAGCCGCGGTCCACGGTTGGGAAGTTCTTGAGTGGCGTCCTGCAGAACCACCGGCAGCTGTTCCATGTGGCAGTTGGAGAAGAGCTCAAGCTCTTGGCCGATGACCGTGATGCTGCGCTGGCTCGCATGGTCATCGGTTCCGGTTCCGATGAGGCCTTGCTTCACAG GAGGATTGCGCAGCTAAAAGAAAATCAATGTCAAATTGCGGTAGAAGATATTATGTACTTATTGATCTTTTACAAGTTTTCCGAGATCAGGGTCCCTTTGGTTCCAAAGCTTTCTAGTTGCCTTTACAATGGCAGGCTAGAGATATTGCCTTCTAAGGACTGGGAACTAGAGTCTATTCACAGCTTGGAAGTTTTGGATATGATAAAGGAACACATAACTTCCGTAACTGGCTTGAGAGCAAATTCTAGTGTTACCGAGTGTTGGGCCACTACCAAAGTTAGAAAATTCTTACTTGCCAGAGTTTATGTTGCTTCTATATTATACGGTTACTTTTTGAAGTCGGTTTCATTGAGGTACCATCTAGAACGAAATCTATCGTTAGCTAACCCTGATCTTCATCTTGGTCTTAGGAATACCCTCCCGTTTATTGACATGTTCCCTAGTGGTTTTAAAGACACCATCTTTGGTAGCTTGAGTAGCCTGCAATCCATAGGACAAGGGATAACTAAGGAGGAAGAGGATATTGAAGACTTGAAATGCTACGTAACTGGATTTCACCCTGGTTCATTGCAGCGATGTGCGAAACTTAGATCCAAAGAGGCTGTGAATTTGATAGGAAGCTATAGTTGTGCACTTTTTAACAATGAGGAATCTGGTTTGGTTGAGAGTGATGATGTTATTTTGACCTCATTCTCAAGCCTCAAGAGGCTGGTATTGGAAGCTGTTGCCTTTGGATCTTTCCTTTGGGAGACGGAAGATTATATCGATAATGTATATAAGCTTATGGATGATTAA